A genome region from Tolypothrix sp. PCC 7712 includes the following:
- a CDS encoding PD-(D/E)XK nuclease family protein encodes MSIPDRPFASYHLWSLVAPATGQERWHCQMRRGFVKARQHEPKVKALLATATAPQRIGILAQKGVYEFHHHRHLLSQTDGVEKVAQLLKLSHSSEEVQQRVLQILKKYHNEPLLLNKRIIQLTPGDEGFPKPILIDQDDYCFRLYAAMDCVFIDSDRTLHILDFKTGKAAFDQRQALVYLLAARYLYPEQEAVASFYNLELCKKSDLIHITHQELLSLEFELAHIARKHQQDLQKYHQQTQDFSKIFPPNPGSHCRYCPFRSICDFADNPKLKSQSMPILRVNG; translated from the coding sequence ATGTCAATCCCCGATCGCCCTTTTGCCAGTTACCACCTTTGGTCTTTAGTTGCCCCAGCTACGGGACAAGAACGTTGGCATTGCCAGATGAGACGGGGGTTTGTTAAAGCACGTCAGCATGAACCGAAAGTGAAAGCGCTGTTAGCCACGGCGACTGCACCCCAAAGGATTGGCATACTTGCCCAAAAAGGGGTTTATGAATTTCATCATCATCGACACCTATTAAGCCAAACAGACGGTGTAGAAAAAGTTGCTCAACTACTGAAATTAAGCCATTCCTCGGAAGAAGTGCAACAGCGGGTGCTGCAAATTTTGAAAAAATATCACAATGAGCCGTTGCTGTTGAATAAACGCATCATCCAATTAACACCGGGCGATGAAGGTTTTCCCAAACCGATTTTAATTGACCAAGATGATTATTGCTTCCGGTTATACGCTGCGATGGATTGTGTATTTATTGATAGCGATCGCACTTTACATATTTTAGATTTTAAAACTGGCAAAGCTGCTTTTGACCAGCGGCAAGCTTTAGTTTATCTCCTGGCTGCGCGTTATCTTTACCCAGAACAAGAAGCTGTTGCCTCATTTTATAATTTAGAGCTTTGTAAAAAATCTGACTTAATTCACATCACCCATCAAGAATTACTATCCTTAGAATTTGAATTGGCGCATATTGCCCGTAAGCATCAGCAAGATTTGCAAAAATATCACCAACAAACCCAAGATTTCAGCAAAATTTTTCCCCCAAATCCTGGTTCGCACTGTCGATACTGTCCATTTCGTTCTATCTGCGATTTTGCTGATAATCCCAAGCTAAAGTCTCAATCTATGCCGATTTTAAGGGTGAATGGGTGA
- the acs gene encoding acetate--CoA ligase codes for MSQPTIESILQENRLFHPSAEFSQKAQIKSLADYQILYDQAQADPQKFWAELAESELHWFQKWDTVLDWQAPFAKWFVGGKTNISYNCLDRHLTTWRKNKAALIWEGEPGDSRTLTYAQLHREVCQFANVLKQLGIQKGDRVGIYMPMIPEAAIAMLACARIGAPHSVVFGGFSAEALRDRLIDAEAKLVVTADGGWRKDAIVPLKEQVDKAIANNAVPNVKNVLVVQRTAQQTHMEPGRDHWWHDLQKGVSADCPAEPMDSEDLLFILYTSGSTGKPKGVVHTTAGYNLYTHITTKWIFDLQDTDVYWCTADVGWITGHSYIVYGPLSNGATTLMYEGAPRASNPGCFWDVIEKYGVNIFYTAPTAIRAFIKMGEHHPKSRNLSSLRLLGTVGEPINPEAWMWYHKVIGGERCPIVDTWWQTETGGVMITALPGAIPTKPGSATLPFPGILADIVDLDGNSVGENQGGYLAVRHPWPGMMRTVYGDPDRFRRTYWEHIPPKDGQFTYFAGDGARRDEDGYFWVMGRVDDVLNVSGHRLGTMEVESALVSHPAVAEAAVVGKPDELKGEEVVAFVTLEGTFQPSDDLSKELKQHVVKEIGAIARPGEIRFTDALPKTRSGKIMRRLLRNLAAGQEVSGDTSTLEDRSVLDKLREGA; via the coding sequence ATGTCCCAACCGACCATAGAATCAATCCTACAAGAAAACCGCTTATTTCATCCGAGTGCTGAATTTTCACAAAAAGCGCAGATCAAAAGTCTGGCAGATTATCAAATTCTTTACGATCAAGCTCAAGCCGATCCGCAAAAATTTTGGGCAGAATTGGCAGAAAGTGAGTTGCATTGGTTCCAAAAATGGGACACAGTCTTAGATTGGCAAGCACCTTTTGCTAAATGGTTTGTTGGTGGTAAGACTAATATTTCTTACAACTGTCTTGACAGACACCTCACTACTTGGCGTAAAAATAAAGCCGCACTGATTTGGGAAGGAGAACCAGGAGATTCGCGGACTCTTACCTATGCCCAATTACACCGGGAGGTTTGCCAGTTTGCTAATGTACTAAAGCAACTAGGAATCCAAAAAGGCGATCGCGTGGGGATTTATATGCCCATGATTCCAGAAGCGGCGATCGCAATGTTGGCTTGTGCGAGAATTGGCGCACCCCACAGTGTTGTGTTTGGTGGTTTCAGTGCTGAGGCTTTGCGCGATCGCTTAATTGATGCGGAAGCTAAGTTAGTAGTCACGGCTGATGGTGGTTGGCGCAAAGACGCGATCGTTCCTCTCAAGGAACAAGTAGACAAGGCGATCGCCAATAACGCTGTCCCCAATGTGAAAAATGTGCTTGTAGTGCAACGTACAGCGCAACAAACTCACATGGAGCCAGGACGTGACCATTGGTGGCATGATTTACAAAAGGGTGTATCAGCCGATTGTCCAGCTGAACCAATGGATAGCGAAGATTTGCTGTTCATTCTCTACACTTCTGGTAGCACTGGCAAACCTAAAGGCGTTGTTCACACTACAGCTGGATACAACTTATATACCCACATCACCACCAAATGGATCTTTGATTTACAAGATACAGATGTATATTGGTGTACTGCCGATGTCGGTTGGATTACGGGGCATAGTTACATTGTTTATGGGCCGCTTTCCAACGGTGCCACAACTCTAATGTATGAAGGCGCGCCTCGTGCTTCTAATCCTGGCTGTTTCTGGGATGTAATTGAAAAGTATGGTGTCAATATTTTTTATACTGCACCTACAGCCATTCGCGCCTTTATTAAAATGGGCGAACATCATCCCAAATCACGCAACCTCTCTTCCTTGCGCTTGTTGGGAACCGTAGGCGAACCAATTAACCCAGAAGCTTGGATGTGGTATCACAAAGTCATTGGTGGCGAACGTTGCCCAATTGTCGATACCTGGTGGCAAACTGAAACTGGCGGGGTTATGATTACAGCCCTACCAGGTGCAATTCCCACCAAACCAGGTTCTGCAACCCTGCCTTTCCCCGGAATTCTTGCAGATATCGTAGATTTAGATGGTAATTCTGTGGGAGAAAATCAAGGTGGTTATTTAGCAGTGCGTCACCCCTGGCCGGGAATGATGCGAACAGTTTACGGCGATCCCGATCGCTTCCGCCGTACCTACTGGGAACATATACCCCCCAAAGATGGCCAGTTTACATATTTTGCGGGTGATGGAGCCAGAAGAGATGAAGATGGTTACTTCTGGGTAATGGGACGGGTAGACGACGTATTAAACGTATCAGGACACCGCCTCGGCACAATGGAAGTCGAATCAGCCTTAGTTTCCCACCCAGCAGTTGCAGAAGCGGCGGTTGTTGGCAAGCCAGATGAACTCAAAGGTGAAGAAGTCGTGGCTTTTGTAACTCTGGAAGGGACTTTCCAACCCAGCGATGATTTGAGTAAAGAACTCAAGCAACACGTCGTCAAAGAAATTGGTGCGATCGCTCGTCCTGGTGAAATCCGCTTTACTGACGCTTTGCCAAAAACGCGATCGGGTAAAATTATGCGGCGCTTACTGCGAAATCTCGCTGCAGGGCAAGAAGTATCAGGTGATACCTCAACTTTAGAAGACCGCAGCGTGTTGGATAAGTTGCGGGAAGGGGCGTAA
- a CDS encoding BrnT family toxin, whose translation MQFEWNPDKASRNLQKHGVSFQEAATVFGDPLSTTFPDPDHSIRESRYVTIGLSRFSRLLIVAHTDRGDRIRIISARETTRQERGFYEEGN comes from the coding sequence ATGCAGTTTGAATGGAATCCAGACAAAGCATCTCGAAATTTGCAAAAACATGGTGTTTCGTTTCAGGAAGCGGCTACAGTATTTGGCGATCCTTTATCTACAACCTTTCCCGATCCTGACCACTCTATTAGAGAGAGCCGATACGTTACTATCGGTTTATCTCGGTTTAGTCGGTTACTGATTGTAGCTCATACCGACCGAGGCGATCGCATTCGGATTATCAGCGCGCGGGAAACTACACGTCAAGAGCGAGGATTTTATGAAGAAGGAAACTAA
- a CDS encoding thioredoxin family protein gives MALTASTMLPLGTVAPDFQLPEVVSQEIISLASFADKKAILVMFICRHCPFVKHVQSQLALIGKDYFESDLGIVAISANDVENYPNDAPDLLKKMATELGFKFPLCYDETQETAKAYTAACTPDFFVFDSNRQLVYRGQLDDSRPSNGKPVTGADLRTAIEAVLAGKPIQDEQKPSIGCNIKWKAGNTPNYS, from the coding sequence ATGGCTTTAACTGCATCTACAATGCTGCCTTTAGGTACGGTTGCTCCAGATTTTCAGCTACCAGAAGTAGTATCTCAAGAGATAATTTCTTTAGCTAGTTTTGCTGATAAAAAAGCTATCTTGGTAATGTTTATTTGTCGGCATTGCCCATTTGTAAAGCACGTGCAATCACAACTAGCGCTAATAGGCAAAGACTACTTTGAAAGTGATTTAGGAATTGTTGCAATTAGCGCCAATGATGTTGAAAATTACCCAAATGATGCGCCAGATTTATTAAAGAAAATGGCTACAGAATTGGGGTTTAAATTTCCGTTATGCTACGACGAAACTCAAGAGACAGCGAAAGCTTATACCGCAGCTTGTACACCTGATTTTTTTGTATTTGATAGCAATCGCCAACTCGTTTATCGCGGGCAATTAGATGATAGCCGACCCAGCAATGGTAAGCCTGTAACAGGTGCAGATTTACGTACTGCAATTGAGGCTGTACTAGCAGGTAAACCTATACAAGATGAACAAAAGCCCAGTATTGGATGCAATATCAAGTGGAAAGCTGGAAATACACCAAATTATAGTTAA
- a CDS encoding BrnT family toxin has translation MQFEWDELKNQSNITKHGFNFADASRIFNLPMLVYLDDREDYGEDRCIGIGLLDGRVVVVVYTEPEEETVRIISLRKALSYERKRYEQYLKN, from the coding sequence ATGCAGTTTGAGTGGGATGAGCTAAAAAATCAAAGCAATATCACAAAGCATGGTTTCAACTTTGCTGATGCTTCACGCATCTTTAATTTACCGATGCTTGTGTACCTTGATGATCGAGAAGATTATGGTGAGGATCGGTGTATCGGTATCGGGCTACTTGATGGACGAGTGGTAGTAGTAGTTTACACTGAGCCTGAAGAGGAAACAGTTCGGATTATCTCATTAAGAAAGGCACTGTCTTATGAAAGAAAACGCTATGAACAATACCTCAAAAACTGA
- a CDS encoding lipopolysaccharide assembly protein LapA domain-containing protein — protein MKSIANLLISVVIAVWVMAIAILSVQNATLVSLKFLSFRSIQIPVGLVLAFCVCIGLVGIAVLQPLWGLADGRGNSRLDEDAEFFVDDEDF, from the coding sequence ATGAAAAGTATTGCTAATTTGCTGATATCTGTAGTTATAGCTGTGTGGGTAATGGCGATCGCTATTCTCTCAGTGCAAAACGCTACTTTAGTATCTTTAAAGTTTTTGAGTTTCCGATCCATTCAAATACCAGTTGGTTTAGTGCTGGCTTTTTGCGTTTGTATCGGCTTAGTTGGGATAGCTGTACTGCAACCTTTGTGGGGATTAGCTGATGGGCGCGGTAATTCTCGGTTAGATGAGGATGCTGAGTTTTTTGTTGATGACGAAGATTTTTGA
- a CDS encoding IS5 family transposase, protein MYRKAQKQETAAEDFELPFGGKLASDNRWVIMAEMIPWSEFEAEYAAIFSAEMGAPAKTFRMALGALIIKEKLGISDRETVEQIRENPYLQYFIGMSCYSNNAPFDASMLVHFRERIDIKLVNKLNREIVKQVLESKEEVEVKSKKSETEDLKNEPTNRGKLILDASCAPADISYPTDLGLLNQARKHTETIIDILYNSLLLKSIKKPRTYRNIARKNYLLVAKKRKPTIKERRKAIKRQLQYIKRNLVHIQQLMELGASLFNLSNRQYKKLLVVAEIYRQQLWLYENKKISIEDRIVSLNQPHIRPIVRGKAGKKVEFGAKLSASCYDGYVFLDHISWDNFNESGDLKSQVEAYKNYTGYYPQSVHVDKIYRTRDNRSWCQERGIRISGPPLGRPPKNVSPEKKKQAREDELIRNSIEGKFGQGKRRFSLGRVMAKLPHTSVTAIAITFLVMNLSTLVSRLFWEFLCQFFNITSFFTSFISKSDVPFDCRQQKLIFALP, encoded by the coding sequence ATGTATCGAAAAGCGCAAAAGCAAGAAACAGCAGCAGAAGACTTTGAACTACCCTTTGGGGGAAAACTAGCCTCAGATAACCGTTGGGTAATCATGGCGGAGATGATACCTTGGTCAGAATTTGAAGCAGAGTACGCAGCAATATTTTCAGCAGAAATGGGCGCGCCAGCCAAAACATTTAGGATGGCATTAGGGGCATTAATAATTAAAGAAAAACTAGGCATAAGTGATAGGGAGACAGTAGAGCAAATTAGGGAGAATCCCTATCTGCAATACTTTATAGGAATGTCTTGCTATAGCAATAATGCCCCATTTGATGCGTCAATGTTAGTTCACTTTAGAGAAAGAATAGATATAAAATTAGTTAACAAACTGAATCGAGAAATAGTCAAGCAAGTGTTAGAAAGTAAAGAGGAGGTAGAAGTAAAATCAAAAAAGTCAGAAACCGAGGATTTAAAAAATGAGCCGACCAATCGGGGAAAATTAATATTAGATGCGAGTTGTGCGCCAGCGGATATCAGTTATCCCACAGACTTAGGATTATTAAATCAAGCCAGAAAGCATACAGAAACAATTATAGATATTTTATATAACTCCCTCTTGTTAAAGAGTATCAAAAAACCGAGAACCTATAGAAATATAGCTAGAAAGAATTACTTATTGGTAGCCAAAAAAAGAAAACCGACCATTAAAGAAAGAAGGAAAGCCATTAAACGGCAACTACAATATATCAAAAGAAATTTAGTTCACATTCAGCAGCTAATGGAGTTAGGTGCGTCACTCTTCAACCTGAGTAATAGGCAATATAAGAAATTACTGGTAGTAGCAGAAATTTATCGTCAACAACTTTGGTTATATGAAAATAAAAAAATTAGTATAGAAGACCGTATTGTCAGTTTAAATCAACCACACATTCGTCCGATAGTCCGTGGTAAAGCTGGAAAAAAAGTAGAGTTTGGGGCAAAGCTTTCAGCTAGTTGCTATGATGGCTATGTATTTTTAGACCATATTAGTTGGGATAATTTTAACGAATCAGGCGACTTAAAATCACAAGTAGAAGCCTACAAAAACTACACCGGGTATTATCCTCAATCAGTTCATGTTGATAAAATTTATCGCACTAGAGACAACCGCTCTTGGTGTCAAGAAAGAGGAATTAGAATTAGTGGGCCACCTTTAGGGAGACCACCTAAAAATGTCAGTCCTGAAAAAAAGAAACAAGCACGAGAAGATGAGCTAATTCGTAACTCTATTGAGGGTAAATTCGGACAAGGTAAACGAAGATTTAGCTTGGGTAGAGTCATGGCTAAACTTCCTCATACCTCTGTCACTGCTATTGCTATTACTTTTTTAGTCATGAATCTTTCTACCCTTGTTTCACGGCTTTTTTGGGAATTTTTATGCCAATTTTTCAACATTACATCTTTTTTCACTTCTTTTATTAGCAAAAGTGATGTTCCGTTTGATTGCAGACAACAAAAACTTATATTTGCTCTTCCCTGA
- the aroA gene encoding 3-phosphoshikimate 1-carboxyvinyltransferase, which produces MSAAVITVEKQKDLSDQLIIQRPPFGLSLQGRIRIPGDKSISHRALMLGAIAQGETEIQGLLLGEDPRSTASCFQAMGAEISELNTELVRVKGIGLGNLQEPIDVLNAGNSGTTLRLMLGLLASHAGRFFTVTGDNSLRSRPMSRVVQPLQQMGAQIWGRKGNSLAPLAIAGQALKPIHYHSPIASAQVKSCILLAGLATEGKTTVTEPALSRDHSERMLRAFGAELSVDPETNSVTVTGPAQLFGQKVIVPGDISSAAFWLVAGAIVPGSELVVENVGVNPTRTGILEALELMGADIQLENQREVAGEPVADIRVRSSNLKSCTIAGDIIPRMIDEIPILAVAAVFAEGTTIIRDAAELRVKESDRITVMAQQLNKMGAKVSELPDGMEITGGTPLVGTDVDSHTDHRIAMSLAIAALVANGVTTIHRAEAAAISYPSFFQTLTAIVN; this is translated from the coding sequence ATGTCGGCTGCTGTTATAACCGTAGAAAAGCAAAAAGACCTTTCAGATCAGTTAATTATTCAACGACCTCCTTTTGGGCTATCCTTGCAAGGTCGTATCCGCATTCCAGGTGATAAATCTATTTCCCACCGTGCTTTGATGTTGGGTGCGATCGCCCAAGGTGAAACGGAAATTCAAGGTCTTCTCTTAGGTGAAGATCCCCGCAGTACTGCTAGTTGTTTTCAAGCAATGGGGGCGGAAATTTCGGAACTCAATACAGAGTTGGTGCGGGTGAAGGGTATTGGTTTGGGAAATTTGCAAGAACCAATTGATGTATTAAATGCAGGAAATTCTGGTACTACGTTGCGTTTGATGTTGGGATTGTTAGCTTCCCATGCAGGGCGTTTTTTTACTGTCACAGGTGATAATTCTTTGCGATCGCGTCCTATGTCCCGCGTAGTTCAACCATTGCAACAAATGGGGGCGCAAATTTGGGGACGCAAGGGAAATTCTTTAGCACCCCTCGCAATTGCTGGACAAGCCCTCAAACCAATTCACTATCATTCCCCCATCGCCTCAGCGCAAGTTAAATCCTGTATCCTCCTCGCTGGTTTAGCCACAGAAGGAAAAACCACCGTTACCGAACCCGCCCTTTCCCGTGACCATAGTGAAAGGATGTTACGGGCGTTTGGCGCAGAACTCAGCGTTGATCCCGAAACCAATAGTGTTACCGTTACTGGGCCAGCGCAATTGTTTGGACAAAAGGTAATTGTCCCCGGTGATATTAGTTCCGCAGCCTTTTGGTTGGTAGCTGGTGCAATTGTCCCAGGTTCAGAACTAGTAGTAGAAAACGTTGGTGTAAATCCCACCCGCACAGGTATTTTAGAAGCTTTAGAGCTGATGGGAGCAGATATTCAACTGGAAAATCAGCGAGAAGTCGCAGGTGAACCAGTAGCCGATATCAGGGTACGTTCCAGCAATTTAAAAAGCTGCACCATCGCTGGGGATATCATTCCCAGAATGATTGATGAAATTCCCATTTTGGCAGTAGCAGCCGTATTCGCCGAAGGAACCACAATTATTCGCGACGCAGCCGAGTTAAGGGTCAAAGAAAGCGATCGCATTACTGTCATGGCTCAACAACTCAATAAAATGGGAGCTAAAGTCAGTGAACTACCCGATGGGATGGAAATTACTGGTGGTACTCCCTTAGTTGGTACAGATGTCGATAGCCATACCGATCATCGCATTGCCATGAGTTTAGCGATCGCCGCCTTAGTCGCCAATGGCGTAACTACCATCCACCGCGCCGAAGCAGCCGCGATTTCTTATCCGAGTTTCTTCCAAACTCTCACCGCGATCGTTAATTGA
- a CDS encoding phosphoglucomutase/phosphomannomutase family protein produces MSASSKSSKIQFGTDGWRGIIADDFTFPNVRKVTRAIASYLETAYSKNRPVLVAYDTRFLADQFAQTAAQVLADLGWKVKVTNRDCPTPVIAYNARHLNSAGALMFTASHNPAPYCGIKYIPDYAGPATPEITDTIVANIKSASDAPASSNPSGSISIFDPKPNYLQFIYTLIDVKKIKSAQLKVKYDALYSTSRGYLDEVLQQSGVELESFHTWRDVLFGGGMPEPKGEQLGELVAAVRADQADLGLATDGDSDRFGIVDEQGNVLTPNTVLLVLASHLIKNKGKSGAIVRTVATTHLLDNFAAKHGLPIYETPVGFKYIGEKMRETTVLIGGEESGGLSIIGHIPEKDGILANMLVAEAIAYEGKPLSQLVKEAIAAADGPLYNHRLDLHLTESHKTAVIDSFTRNPPAEVAGIKVKEVGRKDGIKLYLEEDSWILLRPSGTEPLVRVYLETNSPEKVTQIAQAMERAIAKLE; encoded by the coding sequence ATGAGTGCTAGTAGCAAATCCAGCAAAATTCAATTTGGCACCGATGGTTGGCGAGGAATTATTGCTGATGACTTTACTTTTCCCAATGTGAGGAAAGTCACAAGAGCGATCGCTAGCTATCTGGAAACGGCCTATAGCAAAAATAGACCAGTTCTTGTTGCCTACGATACTCGATTTTTAGCTGACCAGTTTGCCCAGACAGCCGCCCAAGTCTTAGCTGACTTGGGTTGGAAGGTAAAAGTCACAAATCGGGATTGCCCCACACCAGTAATTGCCTACAACGCCCGTCACCTAAATTCGGCGGGGGCGTTGATGTTTACTGCTAGCCATAATCCTGCACCATACTGTGGGATAAAATATATCCCAGACTATGCTGGCCCTGCCACTCCAGAGATTACTGATACTATTGTGGCAAATATAAAAAGTGCATCAGATGCACCGGCTAGTAGTAATCCATCGGGTTCTATTTCTATTTTCGATCCGAAACCTAATTATCTGCAATTTATCTATACCTTAATTGATGTAAAAAAAATCAAAAGTGCCCAGTTAAAGGTAAAATACGATGCTTTGTATTCTACCTCTCGCGGTTATTTAGATGAAGTTTTGCAACAAAGTGGTGTAGAGTTAGAAAGTTTCCACACTTGGCGTGATGTACTGTTTGGTGGTGGAATGCCAGAACCCAAAGGCGAACAATTAGGTGAATTGGTAGCAGCAGTACGCGCCGATCAAGCCGATTTGGGTTTAGCAACAGATGGCGATAGCGATCGCTTTGGGATTGTTGATGAACAAGGTAATGTTCTGACTCCTAACACTGTGCTGTTAGTTTTAGCCAGTCATTTAATCAAAAATAAAGGTAAAAGCGGCGCTATTGTCCGCACTGTCGCCACAACTCATTTATTGGATAACTTCGCAGCTAAACACGGGCTACCAATTTATGAAACTCCTGTAGGCTTTAAATATATTGGAGAAAAAATGCGGGAAACCACCGTATTAATTGGTGGTGAAGAATCTGGTGGTTTAAGCATCATCGGACATATTCCCGAAAAAGATGGCATTTTAGCCAATATGCTAGTTGCAGAAGCGATCGCCTATGAAGGTAAGCCCCTCAGTCAGTTAGTTAAAGAAGCGATCGCCGCAGCTGACGGCCCGTTGTACAATCATCGCCTAGACTTACACCTTACCGAGTCTCACAAAACGGCTGTTATTGATTCCTTTACCAGAAATCCACCTGCAGAGGTAGCAGGAATTAAAGTTAAAGAAGTTGGTCGTAAAGACGGAATTAAGCTGTATTTAGAAGAAGATAGCTGGATATTGCTGCGTCCCTCCGGTACAGAACCCCTGGTGCGCGTTTATTTAGAAACCAACTCACCAGAGAAAGTTACCCAAATCGCTCAAGCAATGGAAAGGGCGATCGCTAAACTAGAATAA
- a CDS encoding BrnA antitoxin family protein codes for MYDFSQGKRGAIESTPPGKTRITIRLDDEILVWFREQVNAAGGGNYQSLINDALHEYIQQRREPLEEILRRVLREELERIGK; via the coding sequence ATGTATGATTTTAGTCAAGGTAAGCGAGGCGCGATAGAATCTACACCACCGGGAAAAACTAGAATTACAATTCGCTTAGATGATGAAATATTGGTATGGTTTCGTGAACAAGTTAACGCAGCAGGCGGAGGAAATTACCAAAGTTTGATTAACGACGCATTGCATGAGTATATTCAGCAGCGTCGTGAACCTCTAGAAGAAATATTACGGCGAGTTTTACGAGAGGAACTTGAGCGAATTGGGAAATGA